Genomic segment of Tissierellales bacterium:
TAACTAATTAATTATTTATAGAACAGCCTTTTTAATATAGCCTATATAATCATTACATCTTACCCAATAAATTAATCTTTAATGGTTTTTCTCCTTTTCCACGAGGTACTTCTGCCCTTTTGAATTTTTCATAATTTACTTTTACTCCATCATATAAATCTATATATATTTCTAATCCTAATAAAAGTTGCTAAAATTATTTTTTCAACCTATTTATTAAACTTGCATTTATTCTGATTTATATACTGTAATTCCAATATAATCCATAGGGTATGACTCGTTTCTCGCATTACTAATTACCCTATCTCCATTACTATAATATAGTTATATATGAGTAGTATAGTATTATATTTTATCTATAGAATGAAATTCATTAAGCAATTTATCATCATATGAAAAACCAATTAATAAATTCTTTATATTATCATCTAGCTCTGAAATCCAATCTTTTTCTATTAAATCTCTATCATAGTATTCTAACCTAAAATCTTTTTCAAATTGAGAAAATATACTATCACCATCTTCTGTATATCTAACTTTAGTATATTTTTCAACATCATCTGAACTAAGAAAATTCCCTAACCAAAGTGAAACATAATTTT
This window contains:
- a CDS encoding immunity 22 family protein, which encodes MKNYVSLWLGNFLSSDDVEKYTKVRYTEDGDSIFSQFEKDFRLEYYDRDLIEKDWISELDDNIKNLLIGFSYDDKLLNEFHSIDKI